From Anopheles arabiensis isolate DONGOLA chromosome 3, AaraD3, whole genome shotgun sequence, a single genomic window includes:
- the LOC120903496 gene encoding serine--pyruvate aminotransferase, mitochondrial-like isoform X2: MKFTPPPASLRNPLIIPEKIMMGPGPSNCSKRVLTAMTNTVLSNFHAELFRTMDEVKDGLRYIFQTENRATMCVSGSAHAGMEAMLSNLLEEGDRVLIAVNGIWAERAVEMSERYGADVRTIEGPPDRPFSLETLARAIELHQPKCLFLTHGDSSSGLLQPLEGVGQICHQHDCLLIVDAVASLCGVPFYMDKWEIDAVYTGAQKVLGAPPGITPISISPKALDVIRNRRTKSKVFYWDLLLLGNYWGCYDEPKRYHHTVASNLIFALREALAQIAEEGLENQIKRRIECAQILYEGLGKMGLDIFVKDPRHRLPTVTGIMIPKGVDWWKVSQYAMNNFSLEVQGGLGPTFGKAWRVGIMGECSTIQKIQFYLYGFKESLKATHPDYIFEESNGFH; encoded by the exons ATGAAGTTCACGCCGCCCCCTGCATCGCTACGCAATCCTTTAATCATTCCGGAAAAGATAATGATGGGCCCTGGACCGTCCAACTGCTCAAAGCGGGTGCTGACTGCCATGACTAACACCGTGCTGAGCAACTTCCACGCTGAATTGTTCCGAACGATGGACGAGGTCAAGGATGGCTTGCGGTACATTTTTCAGACAGAAAACCGGGCCACTATGTGCGTAAGCGGTTCCGCACACGCGGGAATGGAAGCTATGCTGAGCAATCTGCTCGAAGAGGGCGATCGAGTGCTGATCGCGGTTAACGGAATTTGGGCAGAGCGTGCCGTCGAAATGTCTGAGCGATACGGTGCCGATGTTCGAACGATTGAGGGCCCTCCGGACCGCCCGTTCAGTTTGGAAACATTGGCCAGAGCCATCGAACTGCATCAACCCAAGTGTCTGTTCCTGACGCACGGTGACTCATCAAGTGGTCTGCTGCAGCCGCTGGAAGGTGTAGGCCAGATTTGTCACCAGCACGACTGTTTGCTCATCGTTGATGCCGTGGCTTCGCTGTGCGGTGTGCCATTTTATATGGATAAATGGGAGATCGATGCCGTCTATACTGGAGCGCAAAAGGTGCTAGGTGCGCCTCCTGGTATCACTCCCATTTCTATAAGCCCGAAAGCACT GGATGTTATTCGAAATCGTCGTACAAAATCGAAAGTATTTTACTGGGATTTACTCCTGCTCGGCAACTATTGGGGCTGTTATGATGAACCAAAACG TTATCACCATACTGTCGCATCGAACTTAATATTTGCTCTGAGGGAAGCATTGGCTCAAATTGCGGAAGAAGGACTGGAAAATCAGATCAAACGCCGCATCGAATGTGCCCAAATCTTGTACGAAGGGCTTGGTAAGATGGGACTCGATATTTTCGTGAAAGACCCCAGACATCGCCTGCCCACCGTAACTGGTATTATGATTCCGAAAGGTGTTGACTGGTGGAAAGTTTCACAATACGCCATGAACAA TTTTTCGTTAGAAGTACAAGGAGGACTTGGACCTACGTTTGGAAAAGCATGGCGTGTGGGTATTATGGGCGAATGCTCAAcgatacaaaaaatacaattctATCTATATGGCTTTAAGGAATCACTCAAAGCCACGCATCCCGACTATATTTTCGAGGAAAGTAATGGATTTCACTAG
- the LOC120903725 gene encoding uncharacterized protein LOC120903725, with translation MNVYCLTFALCLLFAVVSSEAETGFYVPKAYYTIDEHGYKSPLIYIDNIPQIFQRTRRSAQLPPVPNFGFPVNFPAFQFPNPAQGGNFQSVSITSGGPSGLNNRFDEHGQSAPATTINTFSSQNGHVTQMTHHIDKDGKVTTHTSNKKN, from the exons ATGAATGTGTACTGTTTAACGTTTGCGCTATgtctgctgtttgctgtggttTCTTCAGAGGCAG AAACTGGTTTTTACGTGCCCAAAGCATACTACACAATTGACGAACATGGCTATAAATCCCCGCTCATCTACATTGACAATATTCCG CAAATTTTCCAACGCACTAGACGATCTGCCCAACTTCCTCCAG TTCCCAACTTTGGTTTCCCAGTAAATTTTCCGGCATTCCAGTTTCCTAACCCCGCACAGGGTGGCAACTTCCAGTCAGTATCCATCACCAGCGGAGG ACCAAGTGGCTTGAACAACCGCTTCGATGAACACGGACAATCTGCTCCAGCAACAACGATTAACACATTCTCCTCTCAAAATGGCCACGTTACTCAGATGACCCATCATATCGACAAGGACGGCAAAGTGACAACTCAtaccagcaacaaaaagaactaa
- the LOC120902964 gene encoding translocating chain-associated membrane protein 1: MAIKAGMGRKSSNKNPPFFSHEFVIQNHADIVSCIAMIFVVGIMLQPTQSLASTFVALRHNVSGADPNQENPMGVQYLYTAGWKDACAVFFYTLICIIMHAILQEYVLDKISKKLHLSKFKLSRFNESGQLVVFYAMSFLWGLDLIVREQYIGNLQRMWEGYPDHPMIFLHKMFFIIQLAYYAHMLPELYFQKVKKDEQKPKIQHAVGGLFMIGVAYFLGFQRIALVLLTLHYFCEFVAHAFQLVDIVDKEGKFAKLRLVHSGLFILTRFATMVLSVLTLFYSIDNISQSTRVLMLSMVFGLQGYLFFDFISNFLRSKRESSSEERAKIVVSANKTEKSKKQKKKESDLPEADQNSAQSSPKAAGNNVRKAKVK, translated from the exons ATGGCTATCAAAGCTGGAATGGGAAGAAAATCTTCCAATAAAAATCCTCCGTTTTTCAGCCATGAGTTTGTTATTCAAAACCATGCAGATATTGTGTCGTGCATTGCGATGATTTTCGTCGTAGGAATAATGCTTCAG CCGACACAATCACTAGCTAGCACCTTCGTTGCCTTACGACACAATGTATCCGGAGCCGATCCAAACCAGGAAAACCCTATGGGTGTGCAATATCTGTACACGGCCGGCTGGAAAGATGCGTGTGCGGTGTTTTTCTACACCCTTATCTGCATCATCATGCACGCTATTTTACAGGAATATGTTCTGGAT AAAATATCCAAAAAGCTGCACTTATCCAAGTTCAAACTGTCGCGCTTCAATGAGTCCGGTCAGCTGGTAGTCTTCTACGCAATGTCCTTTCTATGGGGATTGGATCTCATTGTGCGCGAACAGTACATTGGAAACCTACAAAGAATGTGGGAAGGATATCCTGATCACCCGATGATTTTCCTACATAAGATGTTTTTCATTATTCAACTGGCCTACTATGCGCATATGTTGCCCGAACTGTACTTCCAAAAGGTGAAGAAAGACGAACAAAAACCCAAGATTCAGCATGCAGTGGGCGGCCTGTTCATGATCGGCGTAGCCTACTTCCTTGG ATTCCAACGTATCGCTCTCGTTCTCCTGACCTTGCACTATTTCTGTGAATTTGTCGCCCATGCCTTCCAGTTGGTCGATATAGTCGATAAGGAGGGCAAGTTCGCTAAAT TGCGCCTCGTACACAGTGGACTGTTCATTCTTACCCGTTTCGCGACAATGGTCCTGTCGGTGCTCACGCTATTTTACAGTATAGACAACATTTCCCAATCTACGCGTGTTTTGATGCTGTCGATGGTGTTCGGTTTACAAGGATATTTgtttttcgatttcatttccaATTTTCTTCGCTCTAAGCGGGAAAGCTCCTCAGAAGAGCGCGCTAAAATAGTGGTCAGCGCGAATAAGACTGAAAAATcgaagaaacaaaagaaaaaggaaagcgaTCTTCCGGAAGCCGATCAAAACTCAGCCCAATCCTCTCCCAAAGCTGCTGGCAATAACGTACGCAAGGCgaaagtaaagtaa
- the LOC120903497 gene encoding putative eggshell protein has protein sequence MGKVFLLSLLALALLVTVVNGDGKKKESSFEESGGSEHGADHHSKKGDKGDKGYEKKHGLEKSEKGSKGKEDHESHYGEEGGHKKESHDEGDHYKKHHEEKKGSKHGKKGHKKGHKKGSKTTGYHHKSHKDDYHKEHKFYDDHHKEGHHKKFGDFNEFHKKNGGEHKKGGHHESAHKEDKYAKKGHTDKGHFDDEHKGWKHKHGHESHFSHKDDFGKKGGKSGGSEHGYKKGDKGH, from the coding sequence ATGGGGAAAGTGTTCTTATTAAGCCTGCTTGCTCTGGCACTGCTTGTAACGGTGGTTAACGGCGAtggaaagaagaaggaaagctCTTTTGAGGAAAGCGGTGGCAGCGAGCACGGTGCCGATCATCACTCGAAAAAAGGCGACAAAGGTGATAAGGGGTACGAAAAGAAGCACGGATTAGAAAAGTCGGAAAAGGGCAGCAAGGGCAAGGAAGATCACGAATCGCACTACGGCGAAGAAGGTGGCCATAAGAAGGAGAGCCACGACGAGGGTGATCACTACAAGAAGCACCATGAGGAAAAGAAGGGCTCTAAGCACGGTAAAAAGGGGCACAAGAAGGGCCATAAGAAGGGCTCCAAGACGACTGGATATCATCACAAATCACACAAAGATGACTATCATAAGGAGCACAAGTTCTACGATGATCATCACAAGGAGGGCCATCATAAGAAGTTTGGCGATTTCAACGAGTTCCACAAGAAGAACGGAGGCGAACACAAAAAGGGGGGCCATCACGAGTCGGCCCACAAAGAGGACAAATATGCCAAAAAGGGCCACACGGATAAGGGACACTTCGATGATGAGCACAAAGGCTGGAAACACAAGCACGGGCACGAgtcgcacttttcgcacaagGATGATTTTGGCAAAAAAGGCGGAAAATCTGGCGGCAGCGAGCATGGGTACAAGAAGGGCGATAAAGGCCACTAG
- the LOC120902965 gene encoding uncharacterized protein LOC120902965: MKCSLVVLLLGVGCLGAFGDARQDEFRNGPLLDRLVRSRRQSGGVNYGFPTFPDFTKQGQFAHFGQQGHGGGLFSRSDFSDFMPDPSQFKGNQGWTTRSCVYDEKGKAKCVEQHGDKPKH, from the exons ATGAAGTGTTCACTCGTGGTATTATTGTTGGGGGTCGGTTGTCTAGGAGCTTTCGGGGATGCAAGACAAG ATGAATTTCGGAATGGACCGTTGCTCGATAGATTGGTGCGTTCTCGAAGGCAAAGCGGGGGAGTAAACTATGGCTTTCCCACGTTTCCCGACTTTACCAAACAGGGTCAGTTTGCTCATTTTGGACAACAAGGGCACGGGGGAGGATTATTCTCTCGTAGTGACTTTTCCGATTTTATGCCAG ATCCTTCACAGTTCAAGGGCAACCAAGGATGGACTACAAGAAGCTGTGTATATGAtgagaaaggaaaagcaaagtgCGTAGAGCAACATGGTGATAAGCCCAAGCACTAG
- the LOC120903496 gene encoding serine--pyruvate aminotransferase-like isoform X1 has product MQSEKEVAPSVLCISMKLADTMKFTPPPASLRNPLIIPEKIMMGPGPSNCSKRVLTAMTNTVLSNFHAELFRTMDEVKDGLRYIFQTENRATMCVSGSAHAGMEAMLSNLLEEGDRVLIAVNGIWAERAVEMSERYGADVRTIEGPPDRPFSLETLARAIELHQPKCLFLTHGDSSSGLLQPLEGVGQICHQHDCLLIVDAVASLCGVPFYMDKWEIDAVYTGAQKVLGAPPGITPISISPKALDVIRNRRTKSKVFYWDLLLLGNYWGCYDEPKRYHHTVASNLIFALREALAQIAEEGLENQIKRRIECAQILYEGLGKMGLDIFVKDPRHRLPTVTGIMIPKGVDWWKVSQYAMNNFSLEVQGGLGPTFGKAWRVGIMGECSTIQKIQFYLYGFKESLKATHPDYIFEESNGFH; this is encoded by the exons ATGCAATCTGAAAAAGAGGTTGCCCCTAGTGTTTTATGTATTTCAATGAAATTAG CTGATACAATGAAGTTCACGCCGCCCCCTGCATCGCTACGCAATCCTTTAATCATTCCGGAAAAGATAATGATGGGCCCTGGACCGTCCAACTGCTCAAAGCGGGTGCTGACTGCCATGACTAACACCGTGCTGAGCAACTTCCACGCTGAATTGTTCCGAACGATGGACGAGGTCAAGGATGGCTTGCGGTACATTTTTCAGACAGAAAACCGGGCCACTATGTGCGTAAGCGGTTCCGCACACGCGGGAATGGAAGCTATGCTGAGCAATCTGCTCGAAGAGGGCGATCGAGTGCTGATCGCGGTTAACGGAATTTGGGCAGAGCGTGCCGTCGAAATGTCTGAGCGATACGGTGCCGATGTTCGAACGATTGAGGGCCCTCCGGACCGCCCGTTCAGTTTGGAAACATTGGCCAGAGCCATCGAACTGCATCAACCCAAGTGTCTGTTCCTGACGCACGGTGACTCATCAAGTGGTCTGCTGCAGCCGCTGGAAGGTGTAGGCCAGATTTGTCACCAGCACGACTGTTTGCTCATCGTTGATGCCGTGGCTTCGCTGTGCGGTGTGCCATTTTATATGGATAAATGGGAGATCGATGCCGTCTATACTGGAGCGCAAAAGGTGCTAGGTGCGCCTCCTGGTATCACTCCCATTTCTATAAGCCCGAAAGCACT GGATGTTATTCGAAATCGTCGTACAAAATCGAAAGTATTTTACTGGGATTTACTCCTGCTCGGCAACTATTGGGGCTGTTATGATGAACCAAAACG TTATCACCATACTGTCGCATCGAACTTAATATTTGCTCTGAGGGAAGCATTGGCTCAAATTGCGGAAGAAGGACTGGAAAATCAGATCAAACGCCGCATCGAATGTGCCCAAATCTTGTACGAAGGGCTTGGTAAGATGGGACTCGATATTTTCGTGAAAGACCCCAGACATCGCCTGCCCACCGTAACTGGTATTATGATTCCGAAAGGTGTTGACTGGTGGAAAGTTTCACAATACGCCATGAACAA TTTTTCGTTAGAAGTACAAGGAGGACTTGGACCTACGTTTGGAAAAGCATGGCGTGTGGGTATTATGGGCGAATGCTCAAcgatacaaaaaatacaattctATCTATATGGCTTTAAGGAATCACTCAAAGCCACGCATCCCGACTATATTTTCGAGGAAAGTAATGGATTTCACTAG